In a single window of the Paramisgurnus dabryanus chromosome 23, PD_genome_1.1, whole genome shotgun sequence genome:
- the shisal1b gene encoding protein shisa-like-1a: MSVTNHHSFNILIILLLSTAAFSAHFRVCEPYSDHKGYHFGFHCPRLSDNKTYMFCCHHNNTDFKYCCNETEFQTVMGVNLTTSPDGYAHNNYSALIGVWIYGFFVLVLLAVDFLYYSAMNYEVCRVYLEKCGLGGRWLKKARSQWHACAQEEQDAGATRPAAPSEPQESHHQFSCGHTLTRHSLTEGTQGSTQITRNTATA; this comes from the exons ATGAGTGTCACCAACCATCACTCCTTCAACATCCTGATCATCCTCCTCCTGTCCACTGCAG CTTTCTCTGCACACTTTCGGGTGTGTGAACCGTACTCCGACCACAAAGGCTATCACTTTGGATTCCACTGTCCCCGTCTCTCAGATAATAAGACCTACATGTTCTGCTGTCACCATAACAATACAGACTTTAAATATTGCTGCAACGAAACCGAGTTTCAGACGGTCATGGGTGTCAATCTGACAACCTCTCCGGATGGTTACGCACACAA CAATTACTCTGCATTAATCGGCGTGTGGATCTATGGATTTTTCGTATTGGTGCTATTAGCGGTGGACTTCCTATACTATTCTGCTATGAACTATGAAGTGTGCAGGGTGTATCTGGAGAAGTGTGGTCTCGGGGGACGCTGGTTGAAAAAGGCCCGAAGTCAATGGCACGCCTGTGCCCAGGAGGAACAAGACGCGGGAGCAACCCGACCAGCGGCACCTTCAGAACCTCAGGAGTCCCATCATCAGTTTAGCTGTGGACACACCCTGACAAGACACAGCCTGACGGAGGGAACGCAGGGCTCGACACAGATCACACGCAACACAGCAACGGCCTG